A genomic stretch from Chiloscyllium plagiosum isolate BGI_BamShark_2017 chromosome 2, ASM401019v2, whole genome shotgun sequence includes:
- the LOC122560412 gene encoding myb-related transcription factor, partner of profilin-like codes for MAEQQQRRQRLPKFSSDELEVLIAEVTAHKDQLFSRAHRLSQGERDKIWQDITAKVNAVSQVKRSVKAIKTRWDDLMRRTKEVAHLAREARQIQVEPSGAEDLIPEEWRVHQVMHPQSILWMGGLDPADFPYWRAIKEEGGSYAEEAGPSREQLICNEDGARSWTPSSESPTNPNMPPSLSETYVSHRDACPPPNAKLVNEFERQLLESQNQQTVLLRDFWVEFQPLMRDLIQATRELAHETHLVAEHTHQVAQQTKGVAENTRELVLQNQQLLLHTQEMAQNISEMHLSLQRHFSHTSLEPPRLMRSMLEQPIHKTSSEGHSPIHPPQPQSLGSSTVQQSEALCFALTRRKSRTPEKKRRLV; via the exons ATGGCAGAACAGCAGCAGAGGAGACAGAGATTGCCCAAATTCAGCTCAGATGAGCTGGAAGTATTGATTGCGGAGGTGACTGCGCATAAGGATCAACTTTTCAGTCGTGCCCACAGACTGTCACAGGGAGAGCGTGACAAGATATGGCAAGATATCACTGCCAAGGTCAACGCAGTCTCACAGGTCAAACGGTCTGTAAAGGCCATCAAGACCCGTTGGGATGACCTTATGCGGCGCACTAAAGAAGTTGCCCATTTGGCACGAGAGGCACGTCAAATTCAAGTAGAACCCTCTGGAGCAGAAGATCTAATCCCAGAGGAATGGAGGGTCCATCAGGTCATGCATCCTCAGTCTATACTTTGGATGGGTGGACTGGATCCTGCGGACTTTCCTTACTGGAGGGCAA TAAAGGAAGAAGGAGGATCCTATGCAGAAGAAGCTGGTCCATCGAGAGAACAACTCATTTGCAATGAGGATGGAGCAAGAAGTTGGACACCATCCTCAGAATCTCCAACTAACCCTAATATGCCACCCTCACTATCAGAGACATACGTTTCTCACAGGGATGCATGCCCACCGCCCAATGCCAAATTAGTGAATGAATTTGAAAGGCAACTGCTTGAATCTCAAAACCAGCAGACTGTACTCTTGAGAGATTTTTGGGTAGAATTCCAGCCCCTTATGCGGGATCTCATACAGGCAACCCGGGAGTTAGCTCATGAAACTCACTTAGTAGCTGAGCATACCCATCAGGTGGCCCAGCAGACAAAGGGAGTGGCTGAGAACACCAGAGAATTGGTGCTGCAAAACCAGCAGTTACTCCTTCACACCCAGGAAATGGCACAAAACATCTCAGAGATGCATCTGTCCTTGCAGCGGCATTTCTCCCACACATCCCTTGAGCCACCAAGGCTCATGAGGTCCATGCTCGAACAACCAATCCACAAAACAAGTTCAGAAGGCCACTCTCCCATACACCCTCCTCAGCCCCAGAGTCTAGGATCTTCTACAGTGCAGCAATCAGAAGCACTTTGTTTTGCATTAACAAGGAGGAAGTCTAGGACCCCCGAAAAGAAAAGACGATTAGTCTGA